In the genome of Marinomonas algicola, the window CAATGCCGTTCTTTTAAACTCTGTGGTACCAGTCATTATTTTAATTGCCGCGAGAGTGTTACTTGGGCAAAGAACCACATGGCTGCAAAATACAGGCATTATTATCTCAACCCTTGGCGTCGTTAATATTGTTAGCCAAGGTCGCCTTGATACGCTATTAAACCTCTCTATATCTACTGGTGACTTATGGATCATAGCCGCCGCATTATGCTGGGCTATCTACTCGGTACTCATAGCTAAAAAGCCCAAGAATCTATCTATGCTCGGCTTTTTTGCGAGCACAGCGATTATTGGCATGTTAATCCAAATCCCCATTACCATACTTTTTAGCAAGCAAGATATCAGCAATATAACAAGTACCGATATGGGCGTAATTTTATACATGTCTGTTTTCGCTTCAATTGGCGCTTTCTTGTGTTGGAACACAGGCATTCAAAAATTAGGCGCAGCAACAGCGGGGCAGTTTATTCATTTAATGCCTGTATTTAGCATCTTTCTTTCTTTAATATTTCTCAATGAACGCCTTTATAGCTTCCATATCATTGGCATCATCTTCATCTTTGGAGGCATTTTTATTGCAACAATATTAAACAAAGTAAAAACAAAAAGGGTAAGAGAAAAACAACCCTCTTAAAAAAGTCATACTATCGAGATAAGCGAGCACTGTAGAGAATACTGATAAAAATGCAGCCCATGCCTATAAAAGCAAGAAAGTTGGGAATATAGCCCCATATCAACCACCCCCAGACACCACTAAACACAACACCAATATAACTTATCGGTGAAACAATGCTTGCAGGAGCATAAGTATAAGCTCTTGTGTACAAATACATGCCTAGATATAACGTAATAGAGACAACAGCAACCCAACCCAGCAAGTGCATTGGAACAGACAGACTGGCGCCTTGAATCCACACCAAAATCAAGGACAGAAACGCCGAAACAGCAAAGTAAACCGCCATCGTTTCTTCACTGCGAACAGACTTTGATAAAGCCCGAGTGGCTACCATTGAAAAAGCCAATCCAATAGCCGATAGAAAACCAACAATATGCCAATAATTCACATCTTTTGGAGTTGGTTGAATAATCAATACAACACCGCAAAAACCAATAATTAATGGTAACCATCGCCTGGCTGGAATGTTAACTTTATGCATGAATAAAACAACAAAAGGCACACACAAAGGCGCGCACGTCCGCAATAAAGAAGCTTCAACTAAAGGAATATGATTCAGTGCATAATAATAAAAAACAAAAGCCGAAAACCCACCCACACTGCGAAGGAAATGCACTTTCCATACAGTGACTGAATGACGCTCCCAGTGACCTTTTTGCTGAGGCAATAAAAAGCACAAACAGACAAGACTTTGCCAAAAAACAAGCGCGGCAACAGCCACCTCTTCTTGCACAATTTTTGCAGCTAATGCCGTAACAGACAAGGTTAAAGCGTAGGCCACT includes:
- a CDS encoding DMT family transporter; its protein translation is MTVAYALTLSVTALAAKIVQEEVAVAALVFWQSLVCLCFLLPQQKGHWERHSVTVWKVHFLRSVGGFSAFVFYYYALNHIPLVEASLLRTCAPLCVPFVVLFMHKVNIPARRWLPLIIGFCGVVLIIQPTPKDVNYWHIVGFLSAIGLAFSMVATRALSKSVRSEETMAVYFAVSAFLSLILVWIQGASLSVPMHLLGWVAVVSITLYLGMYLYTRAYTYAPASIVSPISYIGVVFSGVWGWLIWGYIPNFLAFIGMGCIFISILYSARLSR
- a CDS encoding DMT family transporter; its protein translation is MPAFFYLLLPVLFWSGNYVLGRITLGTGLDPFFLSFARWTLACLIILPFAYKNLLKEYKTILIHWKIITFFAWFGICNYNLFLYIGLTTTSVTNAVLLNSVVPVIILIAARVLLGQRTTWLQNTGIIISTLGVVNIVSQGRLDTLLNLSISTGDLWIIAAALCWAIYSVLIAKKPKNLSMLGFFASTAIIGMLIQIPITILFSKQDISNITSTDMGVILYMSVFASIGAFLCWNTGIQKLGAATAGQFIHLMPVFSIFLSLIFLNERLYSFHIIGIIFIFGGIFIATILNKVKTKRVREKQPS